The Bacillus vallismortis genome window below encodes:
- a CDS encoding Fur-regulated basic protein FbpA, translated as MTPQSGEIRKKQLIHLLIQNGIYKKSTRHLYELSLTELESEYKHVRREPEHVEA; from the coding sequence ATGACACCTCAGTCTGGAGAAATCAGAAAAAAACAGCTCATTCATCTGTTAATACAGAATGGTATATACAAAAAGTCCACGCGTCATTTATATGAATTGTCGCTGACAGAGTTAGAAAGTGAATACAAACATGTCAGGAGGGAACCAGAGCATGTCGAAGCGTAA
- a CDS encoding cation diffusion facilitator family transporter: MERTKNLKKGEKGALLNIFAYVILAVVKLVVGILYHSEALRADGLNNGTDIVASVAVLIGLRISQRPADNDHPYGHYRAETISSLVASFIMMVVGIEVLIGGGRAIADGTTETPSLIAAWTALGSAVFMYGIYLYNKRLAASIKSSALMAAAKDSRSDAFVSAGAFIGVMSAQLQLPWIDPVTAFIIGIVICKTAWDIFKDASHSLTDGFHLKDLEPYKQTVGRIKNVHRLKDVKARYLGSTVHIEMVITVDPKLTVEEGHGVADEVEDKIKHEHDVTHVHVHVEPDDIK; this comes from the coding sequence ATGGAGCGGACAAAAAATCTGAAAAAGGGAGAAAAAGGGGCGCTCCTCAATATTTTCGCATATGTCATCCTTGCTGTTGTGAAGCTAGTCGTTGGGATTCTCTATCACTCCGAAGCGCTGAGAGCAGACGGATTAAATAATGGAACAGATATTGTAGCGTCAGTAGCGGTACTGATTGGATTGCGTATTTCTCAAAGGCCGGCTGACAACGATCATCCATATGGCCATTATCGGGCTGAAACGATTTCGTCCCTCGTTGCGTCTTTTATAATGATGGTTGTCGGCATTGAAGTGTTAATTGGCGGAGGAAGAGCGATTGCGGACGGAACAACGGAAACGCCAAGTCTTATTGCAGCATGGACGGCGTTAGGAAGTGCTGTGTTTATGTATGGCATCTATTTATATAACAAAAGGCTGGCGGCATCCATTAAAAGCTCTGCTCTGATGGCGGCGGCAAAAGACAGCAGGTCAGACGCCTTTGTAAGTGCCGGAGCGTTTATAGGTGTGATGTCAGCCCAGCTGCAGCTGCCGTGGATCGATCCGGTAACAGCTTTTATCATCGGCATCGTGATTTGCAAGACGGCGTGGGATATCTTTAAAGACGCTTCACATTCGTTAACAGACGGCTTTCACTTAAAAGATCTTGAGCCTTACAAACAGACTGTCGGCAGAATTAAGAATGTACATCGTTTAAAAGATGTGAAAGCGAGGTATTTAGGCAGCACAGTTCATATTGAGATGGTCATTACGGTTGATCCGAAGCTTACAGTAGAGGAAGGCCATGGTGTGGCGGATGAAGTAGAAGACAAAATAAAACATGAACACGATGTCACTCATGTTCATGTTCATGTAGAGCCCGACGACATAAAATAA
- a CDS encoding acyl-CoA dehydrogenase family protein: protein MSLFIQNDQQRQWMERIGRIADEFQQTAAEDDEQGRFPAEKIQKLRDAGYTALTLPASHGGGGISVYDMLLYQERLARGDAPAALSIGWHMSVIGELGEGNSWDKDVFAFIAKEVQNGAVINRAATEANTGSPTRGGRPGTNAVKKDGKWAVNGRKTFTTMSQALDYFLVTAWIEEKQSTGVFLIHKDDPGLSIEETWDMMAMRATGSHDLVLNGVTLDEDKLVELLQGPRGAKPNGWLLHIPAIYLGIAQAARDYAVQFASEYSPNSLKGPIKNVPAVQQRTGEMELDLTNARHFLFHIAQLYDDPERRPHLRSELGAAKHIVTNAALSVVDKAMRIVGAKSLERTNPLQRYYRDARAGLHNPPMDDAVIQKLASEAFE, encoded by the coding sequence ATGTCATTATTTATACAAAACGATCAACAGCGGCAATGGATGGAGAGAATCGGACGGATTGCGGATGAATTTCAGCAAACGGCCGCTGAAGATGACGAACAGGGACGGTTTCCTGCAGAAAAAATACAAAAACTGCGTGATGCTGGGTATACGGCTTTAACATTGCCGGCATCTCATGGAGGAGGGGGCATTTCTGTTTACGATATGCTCCTGTATCAAGAACGGCTGGCACGGGGAGACGCTCCCGCAGCGCTAAGCATCGGCTGGCATATGAGCGTAATCGGAGAGCTCGGAGAAGGCAACAGCTGGGATAAAGACGTGTTTGCGTTTATTGCAAAGGAAGTTCAAAACGGAGCCGTTATCAACAGGGCGGCGACAGAAGCGAACACCGGAAGCCCGACAAGAGGAGGGCGCCCCGGTACAAACGCCGTCAAAAAGGATGGCAAATGGGCAGTGAACGGAAGAAAAACCTTTACGACGATGTCGCAAGCACTGGATTATTTTTTAGTCACGGCATGGATTGAAGAAAAACAATCAACAGGCGTGTTTCTCATTCATAAAGATGATCCCGGATTGTCGATTGAAGAAACGTGGGATATGATGGCGATGCGGGCTACTGGAAGCCATGACCTTGTATTGAATGGGGTAACGCTTGATGAGGATAAACTGGTGGAATTGCTTCAAGGGCCTCGGGGAGCAAAGCCAAATGGCTGGCTGCTTCACATCCCGGCGATTTATCTTGGCATTGCTCAAGCAGCGCGAGACTATGCGGTGCAATTTGCGTCTGAGTATTCTCCAAACAGTTTGAAGGGACCGATCAAAAATGTCCCGGCCGTACAGCAAAGAACAGGCGAAATGGAGCTTGATCTGACTAATGCCAGACATTTTCTTTTCCATATCGCCCAATTGTATGATGATCCGGAGCGCCGCCCTCACTTGAGAAGCGAGCTCGGTGCGGCGAAACATATCGTCACAAATGCTGCGCTGTCTGTTGTCGATAAAGCGATGAGAATTGTCGGTGCCAAAAGCCTAGAACGAACCAACCCGCTTCAGCGCTATTATCGTGATGCGCGCGCAGGCCTCCATAACCCGCCGATGGATGATGCGGTAATCCAAAAGCTGGCCTCAGAAGCGTTTGAGTGA
- a CDS encoding PH domain-containing protein codes for MREQPKNQISPDGLKVWRLQEIIISAVCLLIVIAVAVLSYYFHWPYSISGVLGGIWLLGSIVTVFIIPKIRHKVWRYEVHEHEIDIQSGIFVVTRVIVPMVRVQHVDTSQGPLLKKYNLATVKISTAATVHSIPALEMEEADRLRDSISRLARVTEDDV; via the coding sequence TTGAGAGAGCAGCCTAAAAACCAAATCAGTCCAGACGGATTAAAGGTTTGGCGACTTCAAGAGATCATCATATCCGCTGTCTGCTTGCTTATCGTCATAGCAGTTGCAGTGTTAAGCTATTATTTTCATTGGCCGTACTCGATCAGCGGCGTGCTCGGCGGGATTTGGCTGCTGGGTTCGATTGTGACGGTCTTTATCATTCCAAAGATCCGTCATAAAGTGTGGCGCTATGAAGTCCATGAACATGAAATCGATATTCAGTCAGGTATTTTTGTAGTGACGCGTGTGATTGTCCCGATGGTCAGGGTTCAGCACGTCGATACGTCTCAAGGGCCGCTATTGAAAAAGTACAACCTGGCAACTGTGAAAATTTCCACGGCCGCGACCGTTCATTCGATCCCCGCTTTAGAGATGGAGGAAGCGGATCGACTGAGAGACTCTATTTCCCGTCTGGCAAGGGTGACTGAAGATGATGTCTGA
- the fbpB gene encoding Fur-regulated basic protein FbpB — MNTNMSGGNQSMSKRKVKTYQQLIQENKEAIMGNPKLMNIIYDRIDRKHQKNLQEQNNT, encoded by the coding sequence GTGAATACAAACATGTCAGGAGGGAACCAGAGCATGTCGAAGCGTAAAGTAAAAACCTACCAGCAGCTGATCCAGGAAAACAAAGAGGCGATTATGGGCAACCCAAAGCTGATGAATATCATTTATGACAGAATCGACCGCAAGCATCAAAAAAATCTGCAAGAGCAAAACAATACATAA
- a CDS encoding dicarboxylate/amino acid:cation symporter, whose protein sequence is MKLATKIIIALVLGAVTGIILNLTSPELFENLNKFVFGPLGTIFLNLIKMLVVPIVFFSLTLGVAGLGDPKKLGRIGVKAISYFLVTTAVAITIAIILALVIKPGEFGTYDTSSAEFTAEKAPSIADTLLNIIPTNPVQAMTEGNMLQIIAFAIFVGLGITMLGKKADMLLKVVEQGNELMMYLVNLVMKFAPYGTFGLIATAVGSQGFSAMKAMGLYMLVVTIALLIHAVVTYGSTVALIAKRNPITFFKDFSEVMVVAFSTSSSNATLPVSMDVAQKKLKVPEPISSFVQPLGATINMDGTAIMQGVATVFIAQVFGHDLTLTQLLMVVLTAVLASIGTAGVPGVGLIMLAMVLQSVGLPVEGIGLILGIDRLLDMLRTVVNTTGDAACAVIVTETEKNKQPEQTSTLSV, encoded by the coding sequence ATGAAGCTGGCTACAAAGATAATCATTGCATTGGTGCTGGGTGCGGTGACGGGAATTATTCTTAACCTGACATCACCTGAATTATTTGAAAATTTGAATAAGTTTGTATTCGGTCCGCTTGGTACGATCTTTTTAAACCTTATCAAAATGCTTGTCGTTCCGATTGTCTTTTTCTCACTGACACTGGGAGTAGCTGGACTGGGCGATCCTAAGAAGCTTGGCAGAATCGGTGTAAAGGCGATTTCTTATTTTCTCGTCACAACTGCAGTGGCGATTACCATTGCCATCATTTTAGCTCTTGTCATCAAACCGGGAGAGTTTGGAACATATGATACATCGTCTGCCGAATTCACTGCTGAAAAAGCGCCAAGTATTGCGGACACCCTGTTAAACATTATTCCGACCAATCCTGTTCAAGCGATGACCGAGGGGAATATGCTGCAGATTATCGCTTTTGCCATTTTTGTCGGGCTTGGGATTACAATGCTCGGTAAAAAAGCGGATATGCTTCTCAAAGTTGTTGAGCAAGGAAATGAATTGATGATGTACCTAGTGAATCTGGTCATGAAGTTTGCTCCGTATGGCACATTCGGTTTGATTGCGACAGCCGTGGGAAGCCAAGGGTTCAGTGCAATGAAAGCGATGGGCTTGTACATGCTTGTAGTAACCATTGCATTATTGATACATGCAGTCGTAACCTACGGATCTACGGTAGCGCTTATCGCCAAAAGAAATCCGATTACGTTCTTTAAAGATTTCTCAGAGGTTATGGTCGTCGCGTTCAGTACTTCCAGCAGCAATGCGACTCTGCCGGTTTCCATGGATGTGGCACAGAAAAAACTAAAGGTGCCTGAGCCGATCAGCAGCTTTGTCCAGCCGCTGGGCGCTACAATTAATATGGACGGAACAGCCATCATGCAAGGGGTAGCCACCGTCTTCATTGCCCAGGTATTCGGGCATGATCTGACACTCACGCAGCTGCTGATGGTCGTACTGACGGCTGTATTAGCAAGTATCGGAACCGCGGGTGTTCCGGGAGTCGGTTTGATTATGCTTGCTATGGTGCTTCAATCTGTCGGTCTGCCTGTTGAGGGAATCGGGTTGATCCTTGGAATTGACCGCCTGCTTGATATGCTTCGTACAGTTGTAAATACAACAGGAGACGCGGCCTGCGCTGTCATTGTGACAGAAACAGAGAAGAACAAACAGCCTGAGCAAACGTCGACTCTATCGGTTTAA
- a CDS encoding thioredoxin family protein: MKKITTNEQFNELIQSDKEIIVKFYADWCPDCTRMNMFIGDILEEYNQNDWYELNKDKLLEPAEKYQVMGIPSLLIFKNGEKTAHLHSANAKTPEEVTEFLSEHIS; the protein is encoded by the coding sequence ATGAAAAAAATCACGACTAACGAACAATTTAATGAACTGATTCAATCTGATAAAGAAATTATTGTGAAGTTTTATGCAGATTGGTGCCCAGACTGCACACGCATGAATATGTTCATCGGCGATATTTTGGAAGAGTACAATCAAAACGATTGGTATGAGCTGAATAAGGACAAGCTTCTTGAGCCGGCTGAAAAATACCAAGTAATGGGCATTCCCAGCTTACTTATCTTCAAAAACGGTGAAAAAACAGCTCACCTTCACAGCGCCAATGCCAAAACGCCTGAAGAAGTGACTGAATTTTTATCTGAACATATAAGCTAA
- the cshA gene encoding ATP-dependent RNA helicase CshA, with amino-acid sequence MTITFQDFNLSSDLMKAINRMGFEEATPIQAQTIPLGLSNKDVIGQAQTGTGKTAAFGIPLVEKINPESPNIQAIVIAPTRELAIQVSEELYKIGQDKRAKVLPIYGGQDIGRQIRALKKNPHIIVGTPGRLLDHINRRTIRLNNVNTVVMDEADEMLNMGFIDDIESILSNVPSEHQTLLFSATMPAPIKRIAERFMTEPEHVKVKAKEMTVSNIQQFYLEVQERKKFDTLTRLLDIQSPELAIVFGRTKRRVDELAEALNLRGYAAEGIHGDLTQAKRMVALRKFKEGAIEVLVATDVAARGLDISGVTHVYNFDVPQDPESYVHRIGRTGRAGKTGMAMTFITPREKSMLRAIEQTTKRKMDRMKEPTLDEALEGQQQVTVERLRTAISENNLNFYMTAAAELLEDHDAVTVVAAAIKMSTKEPDNTPIRLTDEAPMVGKRHKNQRSSKRRDGQGGGYRGGKGKNNNRSSYDKKRSNDRRSSGDRRQKKSY; translated from the coding sequence TTGACTATAACGTTTCAAGATTTTAATTTAAGTTCTGATCTCATGAAAGCAATTAACCGTATGGGATTTGAAGAAGCAACGCCGATTCAGGCACAAACGATACCGCTCGGACTTTCAAATAAAGACGTCATTGGACAAGCGCAAACAGGTACAGGTAAAACAGCAGCGTTTGGTATACCCCTTGTTGAAAAAATTAACCCCGAGTCTCCTAATATTCAAGCAATCGTAATCGCGCCAACCCGTGAATTAGCCATTCAAGTATCTGAAGAATTATATAAAATCGGACAAGATAAGCGTGCGAAGGTTCTTCCTATTTACGGCGGACAGGATATTGGACGACAAATTCGGGCATTAAAGAAAAACCCGCATATCATTGTGGGAACACCTGGACGTCTTCTTGATCACATTAACCGCCGCACAATTCGTTTAAACAATGTAAACACTGTTGTAATGGATGAAGCGGATGAAATGCTGAACATGGGATTCATTGACGACATTGAATCTATTCTTTCAAACGTGCCGAGCGAGCATCAGACACTTCTGTTTTCTGCTACGATGCCAGCGCCGATCAAACGTATTGCGGAGCGCTTCATGACTGAGCCGGAACACGTGAAAGTAAAAGCAAAAGAAATGACGGTTTCTAACATTCAGCAGTTCTATTTAGAAGTGCAGGAGCGTAAAAAATTCGATACACTGACTCGTCTTCTTGACATTCAGTCTCCTGAGCTTGCGATCGTCTTCGGACGTACAAAACGCCGTGTCGATGAGCTGGCTGAAGCTTTGAACCTTCGCGGATATGCGGCTGAAGGAATTCACGGTGACTTAACGCAGGCGAAACGTATGGTTGCACTTCGCAAATTTAAAGAAGGCGCAATCGAAGTTCTTGTTGCAACTGATGTTGCCGCTCGCGGACTTGATATCTCTGGTGTTACGCACGTGTACAACTTCGACGTGCCTCAAGATCCTGAAAGCTATGTTCACCGTATCGGAAGAACAGGCCGTGCAGGAAAAACAGGTATGGCGATGACGTTCATTACACCGCGTGAGAAAAGCATGCTTCGCGCAATTGAACAAACAACAAAACGCAAAATGGACCGCATGAAGGAGCCTACACTTGATGAAGCGTTAGAAGGCCAGCAGCAGGTTACGGTTGAACGCCTTCGCACGGCAATCAGTGAAAACAACCTGAACTTCTACATGACAGCGGCAGCTGAGCTGCTTGAAGATCATGATGCAGTGACAGTGGTTGCGGCGGCTATCAAGATGTCTACAAAAGAGCCGGACAACACACCGATTCGCTTAACAGACGAAGCGCCGATGGTCGGCAAACGCCACAAGAACCAGCGCTCTTCTAAACGCAGAGATGGACAAGGCGGCGGCTATCGCGGCGGAAAAGGGAAAAACAACAACCGTTCTTCCTACGACAAAAAGCGTTCAAACGATCGCCGTTCTTCAGGTGACAGACGCCAGAAAAAATCTTACTAA
- the murF gene encoding UDP-N-acetylmuramoyl-tripeptide--D-alanyl-D-alanine ligase gives MIKRTIKNMAEMVKGTLTNPQYEQTVIHGVATDTRKLEQDQLFIPLKGEHFNGHTFVQQAFDAGVAAVLWDRSEPNPPEEQAVILVDDTLSALQQLAKAYLQELGTRVIGVTGSNGKTTTKDMIHAVLGTQYRVHKTGGNFNNHIGLPLTVLSMPEDTEIAVLEMGMSAKGEIDLLSRLANPDAAVITNIGESHMQDLGSREGIAEAKLEIINGLKEDGVLIYIGDEPLLQKAYSCRTKTYGSGAQNDYQLQDVSQSEAGTHFTIKGMEKSFFIPVLGKHNVMNAMAAIAAGAYFGITADDAAKGLSGLKVTGMRLELIKTDSGISIINDAYNASPTSMKAAIQLTESLEGYGKKMLVLGDMLELGDLEETFHKECGAVISPEKIDRVFTYGKLGAFIAEGALNHFEKERVSHFTEKKDLFQAVKESASKGDLILFKASRGMKLEEIVKDLIDSPLS, from the coding sequence TTGATTAAGCGAACCATAAAAAATATGGCAGAGATGGTCAAAGGCACATTGACAAATCCGCAATACGAACAAACAGTCATTCATGGAGTGGCAACTGATACAAGGAAACTGGAACAAGATCAGCTTTTCATCCCGCTGAAAGGGGAACATTTTAACGGACACACATTTGTGCAGCAGGCTTTTGACGCCGGTGTAGCGGCCGTTCTTTGGGATCGGTCAGAACCAAATCCGCCCGAGGAACAGGCTGTCATCTTAGTTGACGACACCCTTTCCGCTCTTCAGCAACTTGCAAAAGCTTATTTACAGGAGCTTGGCACGCGTGTCATCGGGGTAACCGGAAGCAATGGCAAAACGACAACAAAAGATATGATTCACGCCGTCTTGGGAACCCAGTACCGTGTTCACAAAACAGGAGGGAACTTTAATAATCACATCGGCTTGCCGCTGACGGTTTTATCCATGCCTGAAGATACGGAGATCGCCGTATTGGAGATGGGAATGAGCGCTAAAGGAGAAATTGACCTCCTGAGCCGCCTGGCAAACCCGGATGCGGCTGTGATTACAAATATCGGCGAATCCCACATGCAAGATCTTGGTTCAAGAGAGGGCATTGCAGAGGCGAAGCTTGAAATCATTAACGGGCTTAAAGAAGACGGAGTGCTGATTTATATCGGGGATGAACCGCTTCTTCAAAAAGCATACAGCTGCCGAACGAAAACGTACGGATCGGGAGCGCAAAATGATTATCAGCTTCAGGATGTCAGCCAGAGTGAAGCGGGAACCCATTTTACAATTAAAGGGATGGAAAAATCGTTTTTTATTCCGGTACTCGGCAAGCACAATGTCATGAACGCTATGGCTGCGATCGCCGCGGGGGCTTATTTCGGCATCACGGCTGATGACGCGGCAAAAGGACTGAGCGGACTAAAGGTAACCGGCATGAGGCTCGAACTCATCAAAACAGACAGCGGCATTTCGATTATCAATGACGCTTACAATGCCAGCCCGACTTCAATGAAGGCTGCCATTCAATTGACAGAAAGCCTTGAAGGCTACGGAAAAAAAATGCTTGTGCTCGGCGATATGCTTGAACTCGGTGATCTTGAAGAAACATTCCATAAAGAGTGCGGCGCAGTCATCAGCCCTGAGAAAATCGACCGCGTCTTTACGTACGGAAAGCTGGGCGCTTTTATTGCGGAAGGCGCACTGAACCACTTTGAGAAAGAACGCGTCAGCCACTTCACCGAGAAAAAAGATCTTTTTCAAGCCGTGAAGGAAAGCGCGTCAAAAGGGGATTTGATTTTATTCAAAGCGTCCAGAGGTATGAAGCTTGAAGAAATCGTTAAAGATTTAATAGACAGCCCGCTTTCATAA
- a CDS encoding ABC transporter ATP-binding protein: MAEPILHIKGLDKKIGSKQILKQISMDVMEGEIIGLLGPNGSGKTTLIRIIVGLLKQNSGSVTISGFQHDTEFEQAMEAVGAIVENPEFYPYLTGWENLKHFANMHKKIADERLDEVVERVGLTSAIHDKVKTYSLGMRQRLGIAQAILHGPKLLILDEPTNGLDPAGMKDFRDHIKELAEKEGTAVLFATHLLREVEDLCDRVIIIQKGEIKAEVSLYGTDQTTEKAIIEVQPEEKALNWLTSNQYQAERQDGAIVVEVAKENIPELNRSLVGQGLDVFSVMPYTQSLEDEFIKATTVHQEEGEELV; this comes from the coding sequence ATGGCTGAGCCGATTTTACATATTAAAGGCCTCGATAAAAAGATCGGGTCTAAACAGATTTTAAAACAGATCAGCATGGACGTCATGGAGGGAGAAATCATCGGCCTGCTCGGCCCGAATGGTTCAGGGAAAACAACACTCATCCGTATCATCGTCGGGCTGTTAAAACAAAACAGCGGAAGTGTGACAATCAGCGGATTCCAGCATGATACAGAGTTTGAACAAGCGATGGAAGCTGTGGGGGCGATCGTCGAAAACCCAGAGTTCTATCCGTACCTGACAGGCTGGGAAAACCTCAAGCACTTTGCGAATATGCACAAAAAAATAGCGGATGAACGGCTTGATGAAGTGGTGGAACGTGTCGGGCTGACGTCAGCGATTCATGATAAGGTCAAAACCTATTCCCTTGGCATGCGCCAGCGACTTGGCATTGCGCAGGCGATCCTTCACGGGCCGAAGCTTCTTATTTTAGATGAGCCGACAAACGGTCTGGACCCCGCTGGCATGAAGGATTTTCGCGATCATATTAAAGAGCTCGCGGAAAAGGAAGGGACAGCAGTCCTATTCGCCACCCATTTATTGCGCGAGGTTGAAGATCTGTGTGACCGTGTCATTATTATTCAAAAAGGCGAGATCAAAGCGGAAGTCAGCTTATATGGAACTGATCAAACAACAGAAAAAGCAATCATTGAAGTGCAGCCGGAAGAAAAAGCACTCAATTGGCTGACAAGCAATCAATATCAAGCTGAGCGGCAAGACGGGGCGATTGTTGTTGAGGTAGCAAAAGAAAACATTCCGGAGCTGAACCGCTCACTTGTCGGACAAGGCCTGGATGTATTTTCCGTTATGCCTTACACGCAATCACTGGAAGATGAATTCATAAAAGCGACAACTGTCCATCAAGAGGAGGGAGAAGAGCTTGTCTAA
- a CDS encoding D-alanine--D-alanine ligase yields MKTSLGLVYGGKSAEHNVSLQTALAVIKALNTEKFDIHPIYITEKGEWVRGARLTEPVSNVKMLQFEQGGSAFSPAALNQEMFPQEASQQNEAIDVVFPLLHGPNGEDGTIQGMLELLNVPYVGNGVLASSAGMDKVVMKHLFAQAALAQAKYAAFLKKDWTRSPEESCEQVEQELGYPCFVKPANLGSSVGISKCRNREELQKAFELAFQYDRKVVVEEGINGREIEIGVLGNDDPKCSVVGEIAPKTDFYDYKAKYEDGDTDLVIPANVTDEEYAKISDMAIKAFKAIDGSGLVRADFFLTADGEVLINEVNTMPGFTPFSMFPLLWKEAGVEYADLIEQLVELAKERHAEKQLIKHTF; encoded by the coding sequence TTGAAAACAAGTCTAGGATTAGTGTACGGAGGAAAGTCGGCTGAACATAATGTTTCACTGCAGACGGCTCTGGCTGTAATCAAAGCGCTTAATACTGAGAAGTTTGATATACATCCGATTTATATAACTGAAAAAGGCGAATGGGTAAGAGGCGCTCGTTTAACTGAGCCTGTTTCAAACGTGAAAATGCTTCAATTTGAGCAAGGAGGCAGTGCTTTTTCTCCAGCTGCCCTGAATCAGGAGATGTTTCCGCAGGAAGCGTCACAGCAAAATGAAGCCATCGACGTCGTATTCCCGCTCCTCCACGGACCGAACGGAGAAGACGGTACGATTCAAGGAATGCTCGAACTGTTGAATGTTCCATATGTTGGAAACGGCGTGCTTGCTTCCTCAGCAGGCATGGATAAAGTCGTGATGAAACATCTATTCGCGCAAGCCGCCCTAGCTCAGGCTAAATACGCAGCTTTCCTTAAGAAAGACTGGACTCGTTCTCCGGAAGAAAGCTGTGAGCAGGTCGAACAGGAATTAGGCTATCCTTGCTTTGTAAAACCGGCGAACCTTGGCTCAAGTGTCGGAATCAGCAAATGCCGAAACCGTGAAGAATTGCAAAAAGCGTTCGAGCTTGCATTCCAATATGACCGAAAAGTTGTCGTTGAAGAAGGAATTAATGGCCGAGAAATCGAAATCGGCGTACTTGGAAATGATGATCCTAAATGCTCTGTTGTGGGAGAAATCGCACCGAAGACAGATTTCTACGATTACAAAGCGAAATATGAGGATGGAGATACTGATCTGGTGATTCCGGCAAATGTGACCGATGAGGAATACGCAAAAATCAGTGATATGGCAATTAAGGCGTTTAAAGCGATCGATGGTTCAGGACTTGTCAGAGCGGACTTTTTCTTGACTGCAGACGGCGAAGTTCTGATCAATGAAGTTAACACAATGCCTGGCTTTACTCCTTTCAGCATGTTCCCGCTGCTCTGGAAAGAGGCGGGAGTGGAATACGCTGACCTTATTGAACAGCTTGTGGAGCTTGCAAAAGAACGCCACGCTGAGAAACAATTGATTAAGCATACATTCTAA
- a CDS encoding ABC transporter permease — MSKLVWNEHMKLFNRKVTLISLILMAVFQFFMALIIKRIVISAGTDENFIGYFSYTPSLNILLQALTIVIAATIVSMEFDKKTIKFLLIRPVKRQKVFWSKLITIVMASFYLYLAYYILALLFGLIFFGTSVTSESQALLINTLELIGSNWLEAVMMGLFGLLCSSLFRNSAVAVVVSFVVLYGASTLVQLMKLFENKWGSFLLFANTDFTQYSSGQTVLFSGMTPLFSVGIIVIHAIFFIAVGWWCFCKRDVRV; from the coding sequence TTGTCTAAATTAGTTTGGAATGAACATATGAAACTTTTTAATCGGAAGGTCACATTGATATCTCTTATCTTGATGGCGGTCTTTCAATTTTTCATGGCTTTGATCATTAAACGGATTGTCATCAGTGCCGGGACAGATGAAAACTTCATCGGCTATTTTTCGTATACACCGAGCCTGAACATCCTGCTGCAGGCGTTAACGATCGTGATTGCAGCGACAATTGTTTCGATGGAGTTTGATAAAAAGACGATCAAATTTCTGCTCATTCGTCCGGTTAAACGTCAAAAGGTTTTTTGGTCAAAATTAATCACAATTGTGATGGCCAGCTTTTATTTGTATTTGGCATACTACATTCTGGCATTATTATTCGGTCTTATCTTTTTTGGCACATCCGTGACTTCAGAATCACAGGCATTGCTGATCAACACTTTGGAGCTGATCGGGTCAAACTGGCTTGAAGCCGTAATGATGGGATTGTTCGGGCTGCTTTGTTCTTCGCTGTTCCGCAACAGCGCGGTAGCTGTCGTCGTTTCTTTTGTCGTTTTATATGGAGCGAGTACACTTGTCCAGCTCATGAAGCTGTTTGAAAACAAATGGGGCAGCTTTTTACTTTTTGCGAACACTGACTTTACCCAATACAGCAGCGGCCAGACCGTGTTGTTTTCAGGCATGACGCCATTGTTTTCAGTGGGGATTATCGTCATACATGCCATATTTTTCATTGCGGTTGGCTGGTGGTGCTTCTGTAAACGGGATGTCCGGGTATAA